The following are encoded in a window of Campylobacter concisus ATCC 51562 genomic DNA:
- a CDS encoding thiamine phosphate synthase, producing the protein MSMFKILCVADFESYDGDDFLKRIQLLCKAGVDEILLRAKGLSEANFYDLARVVAQICENYRKKFIINQFFDVACKLKSDFWLTSAQLDFFKNHGVFLEEFRKTAKIYAPAHDLEQAKISASIADVLVASHIFATSCKAGLEPKGLNFISELKSFDKEIYALGGLDSGNYKEAIKAGTSGICFMSLAMNGDMELIKKIVESKNG; encoded by the coding sequence ATGTCTATGTTTAAAATTCTCTGCGTGGCTGACTTTGAAAGCTATGATGGCGATGACTTTTTAAAGAGAATTCAGCTACTTTGCAAGGCTGGCGTGGATGAAATTTTGCTTCGTGCAAAGGGGCTTAGTGAAGCTAATTTTTACGACCTTGCTAGGGTTGTGGCTCAAATTTGTGAAAACTACCGCAAGAAATTTATCATTAATCAATTTTTTGACGTAGCTTGCAAGCTAAAAAGCGACTTTTGGCTCACTTCGGCACAGCTTGATTTTTTTAAGAATCACGGCGTTTTTTTAGAAGAATTTAGAAAAACAGCTAAAATTTACGCCCCAGCTCACGATCTAGAGCAGGCTAAAATTTCAGCCTCTATCGCTGATGTGCTGGTTGCTTCTCATATATTTGCCACCTCTTGCAAGGCTGGTTTAGAGCCAAAGGGGTTAAATTTTATAAGCGAGCTAAAAAGCTTTGATAAAGAAATTTACGCTCTTGGCGGACTAGATAGCGGGAACTACAAAGAGGCAATAAAAGCAGGCACTAGCGGAATCTGCTTCATGAGTTTAGCAATGAACGGTGATATGGAGCTTATAAAAAAGATAGTAGAGAGCAAAAACGGCTAA
- the thiF gene encoding sulfur carrier protein ThiS adenylyltransferase ThiF, which yields MIEIVLNGAKFKVPVKSLGELKELALGDKESEIYKFLEKFNATKPDIFIVDGFAIKEDSELKDGSNVVFIRRGVMPEREVLRAMIASRNSPELNLALSKAVIGVAGLGGLGSNIALSLARVGVKKLVLADFDVVEPSNLNRQQYFVRHIGMKKTQALKELINDVNPFVEVETHDIFLDEKNVASVFGECEILCEAFDNVAGKAMILNEAGASLKDKKIIGASGMAGYFSSNLIKTIKFAKNVYLCGDLTNEAKIGQGLMAPRVAVCANHEANLAIRLLMGLEA from the coding sequence ATGATAGAGATTGTATTAAATGGCGCAAAATTTAAGGTGCCAGTAAAGAGCCTTGGCGAGCTAAAAGAGCTTGCGCTTGGCGATAAAGAGAGTGAAATTTATAAATTTTTAGAGAAATTTAACGCGACAAAGCCAGACATTTTTATCGTTGATGGCTTTGCTATAAAAGAAGATAGCGAGCTAAAAGATGGCTCAAACGTCGTATTTATAAGGCGTGGCGTGATGCCTGAGCGTGAAGTTTTACGCGCGATGATCGCTTCACGAAACAGCCCTGAGCTAAATTTAGCCCTAAGCAAGGCAGTGATCGGCGTGGCTGGACTTGGTGGCCTTGGCTCAAATATCGCGCTAAGCCTAGCTAGAGTTGGCGTAAAAAAGCTAGTGCTTGCCGACTTTGACGTCGTTGAGCCAAGCAATCTAAACCGCCAGCAGTATTTCGTCCGCCACATCGGCATGAAAAAGACGCAGGCACTTAAAGAGCTGATAAATGATGTAAATCCCTTTGTCGAGGTCGAAACGCACGATATATTTTTAGATGAAAAAAACGTAGCTAGCGTCTTTGGCGAGTGCGAAATTTTATGCGAGGCCTTTGACAATGTCGCTGGAAAGGCGATGATACTAAATGAAGCAGGTGCTAGTCTAAAAGATAAAAAGATCATCGGCGCTTCTGGTATGGCAGGATACTTTAGCTCAAATCTCATAAAAACCATAAAATTTGCCAAAAATGTCTATCTTTGCGGCGATCTCACAAACGAAGCTAAGATCGGTCAAGGACTAATGGCACCACGCGTCGCAGTCTGCGCAAACCACGAGGCAAATTTGGCCATTAGGCTACTTATGGGCTTGGAGGCGTAA
- the mog gene encoding molybdopterin adenylyltransferase — translation MKTKIGILTLSDRASGGIYEDKSGPAIREVLDSWIVSEKEYFCEVIPDEFELIKERLVHMVDVLDCDLVLTTGGTGPALRDVTPEATEAVCEKMMPGFGELMRATSLKYVPTAILSRQTAGIRGHALIINLPGQPKAIKECLEPIFPAVPYCIDLIGGAFIETDENVMKVFRPKQKKIS, via the coding sequence ATGAAAACAAAGATAGGAATTTTAACATTATCAGATCGTGCAAGTGGTGGCATTTACGAAGATAAGTCCGGCCCAGCCATACGTGAAGTGCTTGATAGCTGGATAGTGAGCGAAAAAGAGTATTTTTGCGAAGTTATACCAGATGAGTTTGAGCTAATAAAAGAGAGGCTCGTGCATATGGTAGATGTGCTTGATTGCGATCTTGTGCTAACGACTGGTGGTACTGGACCAGCTCTTAGAGATGTTACTCCAGAGGCAACAGAGGCAGTTTGTGAGAAGATGATGCCAGGCTTTGGCGAGCTAATGAGAGCGACTAGCTTAAAATACGTCCCAACAGCGATCCTTTCACGCCAAACAGCAGGTATCAGAGGTCATGCGCTAATCATAAATTTACCAGGCCAGCCAAAGGCAATAAAAGAGTGCTTGGAGCCAATTTTTCCAGCGGTGCCATATTGTATCGATCTAATAGGTGGTGCATTTATAGAAACCGATGAAAACGTGATGAAAGTTTTCCGCCCAAAACAAAAGAAAATCTCGTAA
- a CDS encoding mechanosensitive ion channel domain-containing protein: protein MKKILVLILFCFALYAEENVTLEQNGSQNLQNNELIKDISNLDNSLKNNIWITRYANYNTYQRLIDELEKNENELKKLDKSSRRGSDIIKRIQTLKEQINLLKEYEKTPFSNMLAAPEMDTPPRITSPVALISGFSYIKKIKSDKIEYQRHIKELDTLLEKLETKENLLNRLNLIEENEQNRESLNLVKQEIGDFKAAKQIADTTYNVYEKRADEAINLTTSDIKAQFLSMGYTAIIILLTIGLTFIAKFIVKRTITDNERFYTVNKFLNVLNITVIIIILLFSYIENVTYLVTVLGFASAGIAIAMKDMFMSMLGWMVIMFGGSIHVGDRIRVLHDGSEFVGDVIDISLLRLTVFEDVSYSTYKTNRRAGRIIFVPNNYIFTDLIANYAHYGMKTVWDGIDIVISFDSNHKKAVYLARNVVKKYSKGYTDIAKRQMNKLRSQYSIKNPNVEPRIYTFFEPYGINVSCWYMANSYATLALRSTISAEIIEAFLAQDDIKIAYPTQTMFIGKKENPSDHTAHSEQESENS, encoded by the coding sequence ATGAAAAAGATCCTAGTTTTAATACTTTTTTGCTTTGCCCTTTATGCTGAAGAAAACGTTACGCTTGAGCAAAATGGCTCGCAAAATTTACAAAATAACGAGCTTATAAAAGATATTTCAAATCTAGATAACTCCCTAAAAAACAATATCTGGATTACAAGGTATGCTAACTATAACACTTATCAAAGGCTTATTGATGAGCTTGAAAAAAATGAAAATGAACTAAAGAAACTGGATAAAAGCTCAAGAAGAGGCAGCGATATCATAAAAAGAATCCAAACTCTAAAAGAGCAGATAAATTTACTAAAAGAGTATGAAAAAACGCCATTTTCAAATATGCTAGCAGCTCCTGAAATGGATACTCCACCAAGGATAACAAGTCCTGTTGCACTTATATCTGGCTTTTCGTATATCAAAAAGATAAAGAGTGATAAGATCGAGTATCAAAGGCATATAAAAGAGCTCGATACGCTTTTAGAAAAGCTTGAAACAAAAGAAAATTTATTAAATAGACTAAATTTGATCGAAGAAAATGAGCAAAATAGAGAAAGCCTAAACTTGGTAAAACAAGAAATAGGCGACTTTAAAGCGGCAAAACAGATCGCTGATACAACTTATAATGTCTATGAAAAAAGGGCTGATGAGGCTATAAATTTAACCACCTCTGATATAAAAGCTCAGTTTTTAAGTATGGGCTATACAGCTATCATCATCCTTTTGACGATCGGACTAACATTTATCGCTAAATTTATCGTTAAAAGAACGATTACTGATAATGAGAGATTTTACACGGTCAATAAATTTTTAAACGTTTTAAATATCACCGTTATCATCATAATCTTACTTTTTTCGTATATCGAAAACGTCACATATTTAGTAACCGTGCTAGGTTTTGCTTCGGCTGGTATCGCCATTGCAATGAAAGATATGTTTATGAGTATGCTTGGCTGGATGGTGATCATGTTTGGCGGCTCTATACATGTGGGTGACAGGATCAGAGTGCTTCATGATGGTAGCGAGTTTGTGGGTGATGTGATCGATATCTCTTTGCTTAGGCTGACTGTTTTTGAGGATGTTAGCTACTCGACTTATAAGACGAACCGCCGTGCAGGTAGAATTATCTTTGTGCCAAATAACTATATCTTTACCGATCTCATCGCAAACTATGCTCATTATGGTATGAAGACCGTTTGGGATGGTATAGATATCGTTATAAGCTTTGATAGCAATCATAAAAAAGCTGTGTATCTAGCAAGAAATGTCGTTAAGAAATACTCAAAAGGCTACACTGATATCGCAAAACGCCAGATGAATAAATTAAGAAGTCAATACAGCATCAAAAATCCAAACGTCGAGCCAAGAATTTATACATTTTTTGAGCCTTATGGTATAAATGTCTCATGCTGGTATATGGCAAATTCTTATGCGACTTTGGCTCTTAGAAGCACTATTAGCGCTGAGATTATAGAAGCATTTTTAGCTCAAGATGATATAAAGATCGCTTATCCAACACAAACTATGTTTATAGGCAAAAAAGAAAATCCAAGCGATCATACCGCTCACAGCGAGCAAGAGAGTGAAAATTCTTAA
- a CDS encoding ATP-dependent metallopeptidase FtsH/Yme1/Tma family protein, with amino-acid sequence MQKFKFNKKNILIIAAVALISVLLFAVSKEPRNITYSQYMQLMDGNFIDRAVIDDDEVVLYAQNNRFSIIKEGIDLKELIKKVPVEKTKQYITPGMIWGFTIFVCFVLWYAYIFRSIRKKEESLLGKKEGAFEIESVLNQNTMPVISNVRFSDVAGISEVKSELSEIVDFLKNPQKYRNFGIKMPKGVLMIGPPGVGKTLVAKAVAGEANVPFFYQNGASFVQIYVGMGAKRVRELFSRAKSYAPSIIFIDEIDAVGKSRGGTRNDEREATLNQLLTEMDGFEDNSGVIVIAATNRIEMIDEALLRSGRFDRRIFLSMPDFNDRVAILNTYLKDKNCEVAAEDIAKMSVGFSGAALSTLVNEAAINALRNGESVLKMRDFEAVLNKVLLGKKKVLSYSENEKKIQAIYQGAKALSAYWFDVKFEKISLIEDRFMATEQEIESKSQMISRIKVLIAGMCKLEIDENDIFSNSSSDLNLAKEIASKMVYEYGMGSSFVPNPNDVEEILKQAKEEITSFLKGTNEQIAKISSYLLAYESVDKETLAKILNENY; translated from the coding sequence ATGCAAAAATTTAAATTTAATAAGAAAAATATCCTAATAATCGCAGCTGTCGCATTAATCAGTGTGCTGTTATTTGCTGTTAGCAAAGAGCCACGAAATATCACATATTCGCAATATATGCAGCTAATGGATGGAAATTTTATAGACCGCGCTGTAATCGATGACGATGAAGTCGTGCTTTATGCACAAAACAATCGTTTTTCTATTATAAAAGAGGGCATCGATCTAAAAGAGCTTATAAAAAAGGTGCCTGTTGAAAAGACTAAGCAATATATCACTCCTGGCATGATCTGGGGATTTACCATCTTTGTCTGCTTTGTGCTTTGGTACGCTTATATCTTTAGAAGTATCAGGAAAAAAGAGGAGAGCTTGCTTGGCAAAAAAGAGGGCGCATTTGAGATAGAAAGCGTGCTAAATCAAAACACTATGCCAGTTATCTCAAATGTGAGATTTAGCGATGTGGCTGGTATTAGTGAGGTCAAAAGTGAGCTTAGTGAGATAGTTGATTTTCTAAAAAATCCACAAAAATATAGAAATTTTGGTATCAAAATGCCAAAAGGCGTACTAATGATCGGCCCTCCAGGCGTTGGCAAGACGCTTGTGGCAAAGGCAGTTGCTGGCGAAGCAAATGTGCCATTTTTTTATCAAAATGGTGCAAGCTTTGTGCAAATTTATGTCGGCATGGGCGCAAAGAGAGTACGAGAGCTTTTTAGTAGAGCCAAGTCCTATGCTCCGTCTATTATCTTTATCGATGAGATAGACGCTGTTGGAAAGAGCAGGGGTGGGACTAGAAACGACGAGCGAGAAGCCACGCTAAATCAGCTACTAACCGAGATGGATGGCTTTGAAGATAACTCCGGTGTCATAGTAATAGCTGCCACAAATAGGATCGAAATGATCGATGAGGCGCTACTTAGATCAGGGCGTTTTGATAGGAGAATTTTTCTTTCTATGCCTGATTTTAACGATAGGGTAGCGATCTTAAACACATATCTAAAAGATAAAAACTGCGAAGTGGCGGCTGAGGATATCGCTAAAATGAGCGTTGGCTTTTCAGGTGCGGCACTTAGTACACTTGTAAATGAAGCTGCGATAAATGCCCTAAGAAACGGCGAGAGCGTGCTTAAAATGAGGGACTTTGAGGCTGTTTTAAATAAGGTCTTGCTCGGCAAGAAAAAGGTGCTAAGCTATAGCGAAAACGAAAAGAAAATTCAAGCCATTTATCAAGGAGCAAAGGCGCTAAGTGCTTACTGGTTTGATGTGAAATTTGAAAAAATTTCTCTTATAGAAGATAGATTCATGGCTACAGAGCAAGAGATTGAGTCAAAGTCACAGATGATATCTCGTATCAAGGTACTTATAGCTGGTATGTGTAAGCTTGAGATAGATGAAAATGACATCTTTTCAAACTCAAGTAGTGATCTAAATTTAGCCAAAGAGATCGCTTCAAAGATGGTTTATGAATATGGTATGGGAAGCTCTTTTGTGCCAAATCCAAACGATGTAGAAGAAATTTTAAAGCAAGCAAAAGAGGAGATCACATCCTTTTTAAAAGGCACAAATGAGCAAATCGCAAAGATAAGCTCATATCTGCTAGCATACGAGAGCGTAGATAAAGAGACGCTAGCGAAAATTTTAAATGAAAACTATTAA
- the aroB gene encoding 3-dehydroquinate synthase — translation MQINLNLKEKASSYKIYINELERLELKGKVGIVTNAKVAGLHLEKLLSVLKCDEKFIISVPDGEEYKNLKTLEQILEQLFVSKFDRSSTLIAFGGGVISDMTGFAASIYERGINFINIPTTLLAQVDASVGGKTGVNNKFGKNLIGSFYQPKAVFCEINFLKTLPKREFAAGVAEALKMAITFDKEMFDWLKSVNLDDESLAKLVEKSVILKAKVVEQDEKEKGLRAILNYGHTFAHVIENETNYKEFLHGEAVAIGMNMANRLSVKLGLMSEVDAEEIRQVLVKFGLPVNYKIENEYAFYEAFFMDKKTKDDKINFIIADKIGSAIIKNDVKKEDVLKILREFK, via the coding sequence ATGCAGATAAATTTAAACCTTAAGGAAAAGGCGTCAAGCTATAAAATTTATATAAACGAGCTTGAGAGATTAGAGCTAAAGGGCAAGGTCGGCATCGTCACAAATGCCAAAGTGGCGGGGCTTCATCTTGAAAAGCTACTTAGCGTTTTGAAGTGTGATGAGAAATTTATCATAAGTGTGCCTGACGGCGAAGAGTATAAAAATTTAAAGACGTTAGAGCAAATTTTAGAGCAGCTTTTTGTGAGCAAATTTGATCGCTCATCTACATTAATCGCTTTTGGTGGTGGCGTCATAAGCGATATGACTGGCTTTGCGGCGAGCATCTATGAAAGAGGAATAAATTTCATAAATATCCCAACTACGCTTCTAGCGCAAGTCGATGCGAGTGTGGGCGGAAAAACGGGTGTGAATAATAAATTTGGTAAAAATTTAATAGGCTCTTTTTATCAGCCAAAGGCGGTTTTTTGTGAGATAAATTTCTTAAAGACATTGCCAAAGAGAGAATTTGCAGCTGGCGTGGCTGAGGCTTTAAAAATGGCGATAACTTTTGACAAAGAGATGTTTGATTGGCTAAAAAGCGTAAATTTAGATGATGAAAGCTTAGCTAAGCTAGTTGAAAAGTCGGTAATTTTAAAAGCAAAGGTGGTTGAACAAGATGAGAAAGAAAAAGGGCTAAGAGCCATCCTAAACTACGGACATACCTTTGCTCACGTTATAGAAAATGAGACAAATTACAAAGAATTTTTGCACGGCGAAGCGGTGGCGATAGGTATGAATATGGCAAATCGCCTAAGCGTAAAACTAGGTCTCATGAGCGAGGTAGATGCCGAAGAGATCAGGCAGGTTTTGGTAAAATTTGGCCTTCCAGTAAACTACAAAATAGAAAATGAATATGCATTTTACGAGGCATTTTTTATGGATAAAAAGACAAAAGATGATAAGATAAATTTCATCATTGCAGATAAAATCGGCAGTGCGATCATCAAAAATGACGTCAAAAAAGAAGATGTTTTAAAAATTTTAAGAGAATTTAAATGA
- the thiH gene encoding 2-iminoacetate synthase ThiH produces MKFTRTNHMQLLPHMQDVGSDIMDEILKERANYKPEIYTEADVKAALNAKHCSLENLKALLSPAAAPFLEPIAQLAQAKTRANFGSNITLFTPLYIANYCDNLCVYCGFNAKNNIKRAKLSDEEITRELREISKSGLEEILILTGESETNSSVTYIANACALAKKFFKVVGVEIYPLNSDGYALLHKSGADYVTVFQETYNPTKYEKIHLGGNKRIFPYRLNAQERALLGGMRGVGFAALLGIDDFRLDAFATALHASLVQKKYPHAEIAFSCPRLRPIINNDRINPRDVGERELLQVICAYRIFMPTASITISTREKAKFRDNAVKIAANKISAGVKVSIGAHGEEKKGDEQFEISDDRSVDEIKAMIKANGLEPLMSEYVYV; encoded by the coding sequence ATGAAATTTACAAGAACCAACCACATGCAGCTACTACCTCATATGCAGGATGTTGGCAGCGATATTATGGATGAAATTTTAAAAGAGCGCGCGAATTACAAGCCTGAAATTTACACCGAAGCTGACGTCAAGGCAGCTCTTAATGCAAAGCACTGCTCACTTGAAAATTTAAAAGCCCTACTCTCGCCTGCTGCAGCACCATTTTTAGAGCCAATCGCCCAGCTAGCTCAAGCAAAAACAAGGGCAAATTTTGGCTCAAACATCACGCTTTTCACCCCGCTTTACATAGCAAACTACTGCGATAACCTCTGCGTTTATTGCGGTTTTAACGCCAAAAATAATATAAAAAGGGCAAAGCTAAGCGACGAGGAGATCACAAGGGAGCTAAGAGAAATTTCAAAGAGCGGTTTAGAAGAAATTTTGATCCTAACTGGCGAGAGCGAGACCAACTCAAGTGTCACTTACATCGCAAATGCCTGCGCTTTGGCAAAGAAATTTTTTAAAGTCGTTGGGGTTGAAATTTACCCACTAAACTCAGATGGCTACGCCCTACTTCACAAAAGTGGCGCAGACTACGTGACCGTCTTTCAAGAGACCTACAATCCCACAAAATATGAGAAAATCCACCTTGGTGGCAATAAAAGAATTTTTCCATACCGCTTAAATGCGCAAGAGCGAGCGCTTCTTGGAGGCATGAGAGGGGTTGGCTTTGCCGCACTTCTTGGCATAGATGACTTTAGACTTGACGCCTTTGCGACCGCACTTCACGCGAGCTTAGTTCAAAAAAAGTATCCGCACGCTGAGATCGCATTTTCGTGCCCAAGACTTCGCCCTATCATCAACAACGACCGTATCAATCCCCGTGACGTGGGAGAGCGCGAGCTTTTACAAGTGATCTGTGCTTATAGAATTTTCATGCCAACAGCCAGCATAACGATCTCAACCAGAGAAAAAGCTAAATTTCGCGATAACGCCGTAAAGATAGCTGCAAATAAGATAAGCGCTGGCGTAAAAGTAAGCATCGGCGCTCACGGCGAAGAGAAAAAGGGCGACGAGCAGTTTGAGATAAGCGACGACAGAAGCGTGGATGAGATCAAGGCTATGATAAAAGCAAACGGCCTAGAGCCATTAATGAGCGAGTATGTCTATGTTTAA
- a CDS encoding thiazole synthase: MQSDSLILGGKEFQSRFILGSGKYSHELIDSAINEAGAQILTLALRRINESKERNILDFIPKGVTLLPNTSGARNAKEAVRIAQLARELGCGELVKIEIITDSKFLFPDNIETIKACEALANDGFVPMPYMFPDLNAARAMLSAGASCIMPLAAPIGSNQGLVFKDIIEILINELDTQIIVDAGIGRPSQACEAMEMGAAAIMANTAIASSKNIPLMARAFKEAIIAGRNAYLAGLGAKSKSANASSPLTGFLD, translated from the coding sequence GTGCAAAGTGATAGTTTGATCCTTGGCGGCAAGGAGTTTCAAAGCCGCTTCATCCTTGGCTCTGGCAAGTACTCGCACGAGCTCATCGACTCAGCCATAAACGAGGCTGGAGCGCAAATTTTAACCCTTGCTCTTAGGCGCATAAACGAGAGCAAAGAGCGAAATATACTTGACTTTATCCCAAAAGGCGTGACGCTTTTGCCAAACACAAGTGGCGCTAGAAATGCCAAAGAGGCTGTTCGTATCGCCCAGCTCGCACGTGAGCTTGGGTGCGGCGAGCTTGTTAAGATAGAGATCATCACTGACTCTAAATTTCTCTTTCCAGACAATATTGAAACCATAAAAGCGTGCGAAGCCTTGGCAAATGACGGCTTTGTGCCAATGCCATATATGTTTCCAGATCTAAATGCCGCAAGAGCGATGCTAAGCGCAGGAGCTAGCTGCATCATGCCTCTAGCTGCACCAATTGGCTCAAACCAAGGGTTAGTTTTTAAAGATATTATTGAGATTTTGATAAACGAGCTTGACACGCAGATCATCGTAGATGCTGGCATCGGTAGGCCCTCACAAGCGTGTGAGGCCATGGAGATGGGAGCGGCTGCGATCATGGCAAATACAGCTATCGCCTCATCTAAAAATATCCCGCTCATGGCAAGAGCCTTCAAAGAGGCGATCATCGCTGGTCGCAACGCCTATCTAGCAGGCCTTGGCGCAAAGAGTAAAAGTGCAAACGCCTCATCTCCGCTCACTGGATTTTTAGACTGA
- the mtaB gene encoding tRNA (N(6)-L-threonylcarbamoyladenosine(37)-C(2))-methylthiotransferase MtaB has translation MQKIFFKTFGCRTNIYDTELLKSYIKDYEITNDEESADIVVINSCTVTNSADSGVRNYINGVKRRGVKVVLTGCGAVSKGKELFNSGIFGVLGASKKSDLNELLKQEKPFFELGNLNSVDKNIVTNYENHTKAFIKIQEGCNFSCSYCIIPSVRGKARSMDEAMILKEARILAQNGYNELVLTGTNIGSYGKDTNSSLGKLLANLGKISGIRRIRLGSIEPSQIDESFREILKEEWLERHLHIALQHTSQAMLKIMRRRNNAFSDLELFNELSSLGFALGTDYIVGHPGESEEIWAEAVENFKKFPITHLHAFVYSPRRDTHSATLKSDVSGDVAKSRLKILQGIALQNNENFRKKHNGALKILVEQKNGEFYEGFDQFYNKAKILSQKDITKEWVEVSEYEVKPDANYAKI, from the coding sequence ATGCAAAAGATATTTTTTAAAACATTTGGATGTCGCACAAATATCTATGATACTGAGCTTTTAAAAAGCTATATCAAGGACTACGAGATCACAAATGATGAAGAAAGCGCTGATATCGTGGTCATAAACTCGTGCACTGTTACAAATTCTGCCGATAGCGGTGTCAGAAACTACATAAACGGTGTAAAAAGGCGTGGGGTAAAGGTGGTGCTGACTGGATGTGGAGCGGTTAGTAAGGGCAAAGAGCTATTTAATAGCGGTATATTTGGTGTGCTAGGAGCTAGCAAAAAGAGTGATCTAAATGAGCTTTTAAAGCAAGAAAAGCCATTTTTTGAGCTTGGGAATTTAAACTCAGTCGATAAAAATATAGTTACAAATTATGAAAATCACACAAAGGCTTTTATAAAAATTCAAGAAGGCTGCAACTTTAGCTGCAGCTACTGCATCATCCCTTCAGTTCGCGGCAAGGCTAGAAGCATGGATGAGGCTATGATATTAAAAGAGGCAAGAATTTTAGCCCAAAACGGCTATAATGAACTCGTACTAACTGGCACAAATATAGGCAGTTACGGCAAAGATACAAATAGCTCTCTTGGTAAGCTTTTGGCAAACTTAGGTAAAATTTCTGGCATAAGGCGCATTAGACTTGGAAGTATTGAGCCAAGCCAGATAGATGAGAGCTTTAGAGAAATTTTAAAAGAAGAGTGGCTGGAGCGTCATTTGCACATCGCACTTCAACACACGAGTCAGGCGATGTTAAAGATCATGCGAAGACGAAATAATGCATTTAGCGATTTGGAGCTTTTTAATGAGCTTAGCTCACTTGGCTTTGCCCTTGGCACAGACTACATCGTGGGTCATCCTGGTGAGAGTGAGGAGATATGGGCAGAGGCTGTGGAAAATTTTAAGAAATTTCCTATCACACATCTGCATGCTTTTGTCTATTCGCCAAGGCGTGATACGCACTCAGCTACACTAAAAAGCGATGTTAGCGGTGATGTGGCAAAAAGTAGGCTAAAAATTTTACAAGGCATAGCTTTACAAAATAATGAAAATTTTAGAAAAAAACATAACGGAGCTTTGAAAATTTTAGTCGAGCAAAAAAATGGTGAGTTTTACGAAGGTTTTGATCAGTTTTACAACAAAGCTAAAATTTTAAGCCAAAAAGATATAACAAAAGAGTGGGTGGAGGTAAGCGAATATGAAGTTAAGCCAGATGCCAATTATGCAAAAATTTAA